In Candidatus Binatia bacterium, one genomic interval encodes:
- a CDS encoding type II toxin-antitoxin system RelE/ParE family toxin yields the protein MWPIPGFEKHLIFYRPLKDAVEIVRVLHASRDIRRIFEEER from the coding sequence ATGTGGCCGATCCCCGGATTCGAAAAGCACCTCATCTTCTACCGGCCGCTGAAGGATGCGGTCGAAATCGTCCGGGTGCTGCATGCCTCTCGCGACATTCGACGCATTTTCGAAGAGGAGCGGTGA
- a CDS encoding type II toxin-antitoxin system ParD family antitoxin yields MTSLNVSLPEPMKKFIESEVKRGGYSTPSEYVRALVRAEQKRNAEDHLERLLLDGLGSGPATEMTRKDWDDVRRRVLRGKARRKK; encoded by the coding sequence ATGACGAGCCTCAATGTGTCCCTGCCCGAACCGATGAAGAAGTTCATCGAGTCGGAGGTGAAGCGCGGCGGCTACAGCACGCCGAGCGAGTACGTCCGCGCCTTGGTGCGCGCCGAGCAAAAACGCAACGCCGAGGATCACCTGGAGCGGCTACTCCTCGATGGCCTGGGGAGCGGCCCGGCCACCGAGATGACGAGGAAGGATTGGGACGACGTCCGCCGCCGCGTCCTCCGGGGCAAAGCGCGGCGGAAGAAGTGA
- a CDS encoding alkaline phosphatase family protein, which produces MTYRPVLMLIVCVLLVGCGEDEPGKVAVAPTPTAAPSCVFHAGALPADTLSAGAPHGAAIPIEHIIVLMQENHSFDNYFGQLPAAGHADVDGLPASATNPDSTGAPVAAFHQTRYCTADTNHSWTGSHLEFDGGKNDGFVTQNEPDGARSMGYYDQNDLPFYYALAKTFAMSDRYFSSVVGPTFPNRFYLLAGTSFGRIRNDLTASSQPTIFDQLNAHQIAWKVYRNDFAYASLFHANPRNLVPVSAFFSDAAAGTLPPVAFIDGSIGITMVENDEHPPANIQQGQAYAARLIEALLASPNWPTSALFYTYDEHGGFYDHVPPPSACVPDNIAPLLDPADPGSNFSAQFDRYGFRVPFVVVSPYAKPGFVSHAVHDHTSILRFIETRFDLPALTNRDANALPLLDLFDFSHAALMNPPVLPAATVDAAALQQCKLDFPTLRY; this is translated from the coding sequence TTGACTTATCGGCCTGTGCTGATGCTGATCGTGTGTGTCTTGCTGGTGGGCTGTGGCGAGGATGAGCCCGGGAAGGTGGCCGTGGCACCGACGCCAACGGCTGCGCCGTCGTGCGTGTTTCACGCCGGCGCGCTGCCGGCGGACACGCTTTCGGCTGGCGCACCGCACGGCGCCGCCATCCCGATCGAGCACATCATCGTGTTGATGCAAGAGAACCACTCGTTCGACAACTACTTCGGACAGTTGCCGGCGGCGGGGCATGCGGATGTCGACGGCCTCCCCGCAAGTGCAACCAACCCTGACAGCACCGGCGCGCCGGTGGCCGCCTTTCACCAAACTCGCTACTGCACTGCGGACACGAATCACTCCTGGACCGGCAGCCACCTGGAGTTCGACGGGGGAAAGAACGACGGCTTCGTCACGCAGAACGAACCCGACGGCGCCCGCTCCATGGGCTACTACGACCAGAACGATCTCCCTTTCTATTACGCGCTCGCCAAGACCTTCGCCATGAGCGACCGCTACTTCTCTTCGGTAGTCGGGCCGACGTTTCCGAACCGGTTCTATTTGCTGGCCGGCACCTCCTTCGGGCGGATCCGCAACGACCTCACGGCATCTTCGCAGCCGACGATATTCGACCAGCTCAACGCGCACCAGATCGCGTGGAAGGTGTACCGTAACGATTTCGCCTATGCCTCGCTCTTCCACGCCAACCCGAGAAATCTGGTGCCCGTCTCTGCCTTTTTCAGCGACGCCGCCGCCGGTACGTTACCGCCCGTCGCCTTCATCGACGGGTCGATCGGAATTACGATGGTCGAGAACGACGAGCACCCGCCAGCAAACATCCAGCAAGGGCAGGCGTACGCTGCGAGGCTCATCGAAGCACTCCTGGCCAGCCCCAATTGGCCGACCTCGGCGCTGTTCTACACCTACGACGAGCACGGCGGGTTCTACGACCACGTGCCACCACCGTCGGCGTGCGTGCCCGACAACATCGCGCCGCTGCTCGATCCGGCGGATCCCGGCAGCAACTTCTCGGCGCAGTTCGACCGTTATGGCTTCCGCGTGCCGTTCGTGGTGGTGTCACCGTATGCCAAGCCCGGTTTCGTGTCGCACGCCGTCCACGATCACACCTCGATCCTGCGGTTCATCGAGACCCGGTTCGACCTGCCAGCGCTCACCAATCGCGATGCGAACGCGCTGCCGCTGCTGGACCTGTTCGACTTCTCGCATGCGGCGCTCATGAATCCGCCGGTGTTGCCGGCCGCCACCGTCGATGCCGCAGCGCTGCAGCAGTGCAAGCTGGACTTTCCGACACTCCGGTACTAG